From one Culex quinquefasciatus strain JHB chromosome 3, VPISU_Cqui_1.0_pri_paternal, whole genome shotgun sequence genomic stretch:
- the LOC6040212 gene encoding uncharacterized protein LOC6040212 isoform X1: MAKPFFLGLILIVLFQQCLCSPALREHDTRVKRQFSLNFGATHQQDEGTDVTGEAIARLWRSQSGNTEVQGSASYNQHFGGFAGDGKARIGGMLTLTHNY, translated from the exons ATGGCCAAACCGTTCTTTTTGGGCttgattttgattgttttgtttcAACAGTGCTTGTGCAGTCCAGCTTTGCGAGAG CATGACACACGGGTAAAGCGCCAGTTTTCGCTCAACTTTGGCGCAACCCATCAGCAAGACGAGGGCACGGACGTGACGGGTGAGGCCATCGCACGGCTGTGGCGTAGCCAGAGCGGAAACACCGAGGTGCAAGGTTCGGCCAGCTACAACCAGCACTTTGGAGGATTCGCAGGCGATGGTAAAGCGCGGATTGGCGGGATGCTTACGCTGACGCATAATTATtag
- the LOC6040211 gene encoding NADH dehydrogenase [ubiquinone] 1 alpha subcomplex subunit 5: MSGAIKKATGLTGMAVAKNPHHTLTALYNKILRAVAKMPQEAAYRRYTEQIVGERAKIVASTSSVKEIEQKVNCGQVEELIIQAENELVLARKMLGWKPWEPLVKQAPATQWAWPPAQIHELK, from the exons ATGTCGGGAGCAATTAAAAAG GCAACCGGATTGACCGGAATGGCCGTCGCCAAGAACCCGCACCACACGCTGACGGCGCTGTACAACAAGATCCTGCGTGCCGTTGCCAAGATGCCCCAGGAGGCGGCCTATCGCCGGTACACGGAGCAGATCGTCGGCGAGCGGGCTAAGATTGTGGCCTCG acCTCGTCGGTGAAGGAAATCGAGCAGAAGGTCAACTGCGGCCAGGTCGAGGAGCTCATTATCCAGGCCGAGAACGAACTGGTTCTGGCCCGAAAGATGCTTGGCTGGAAGCCCTGGGAACCGCTGGTCAAGCAAGCTCCAGCCACCCAGTGGGCCTGGCCACCGGCTCAGATTCACGAACTCAAGTAA
- the LOC6054107 gene encoding arginine kinase isoform X3 — translation MFGLWYFSLALEEIRNKSDTMVDAAVLEKMEAGFAKLAASDSKSLLKKYLTKEVFDALKNKKTSFGSTLLDCVQSGFENPDSGVGIYAPDAEAYTVFADLFDPIIEDYHMGFKKTDKHPASDFGDVSTFGNVDPTGEFVVSTRVRCGRSMEGYPFNPCLTEAQYKEMEAKVSATLSGLEGELKGKFYPLTGMEKAVQQQLIDDHFLFKEGDRFLQAANACRYWPSGRGIYHNDNKTFLVWCNEEDHLRIISMQMGGDLGQVYRRLTSAVNEIEKRVPFSHNDRLGFLTFCPTNLGTTIRASVHIKVPKMAKDYANLEKVAGKYNLQVRGTRGEHSEAEGGIYDISNKRRMGLTEYEAVKEMYDGISELIKIEKSL, via the exons AAACAAATCAGACACCATGGTTGACGCTGCCGTTCTGGAGAAGATGGAAGCTGGCTTCGCCAAGCTGGCCGCTTCGGACTCCAAGTCCCTGCTGAAGAAGTATCTGACCAAGGAGGTGTTCGACGCTCTGAAGAACAAGAAGACCTCCTTCGGCTCGACCCTGCTGGACTGCGTCCAGTCTG GTTTCGAGAACCCAGACTCCGGCGTTGGCATCTACGCTCCGGACGCTGAGGCGTACACCGtgtttgctgatttgttcgaccCGATCATTGAGGACTACCATATGGGCTTCAAGAAGACCGACAAGCACCCAGCGTCGGACTTTGGTGATGTGTCCACCTTCGGCAACGTCGACCCGACCGGTGAGTTCGTCGTGTCCACCCGCGTCCGTTGCGGTCGCTCGATGGAGGGATACCCCTTCAACCCCTGCCTGACCGAGGCCCAGTACAAGGAGATGGAAGCCAAGGTTTCCGCGACCCTGTCCGGCCTGGAGGGTGAGCTGAAGGGCAAGTTCTACCCGCTGACCGGCATGGAGAAGGCCGTCCAGCAGCAGCTGATCGATGACCACTTCCTGTTCAAGGAGGGCGATCGTTTCCTGCAGGCCGCCAACGCTTGCCGTTACTGGCCGTCGGGACGTGGTATCTACCACAACGACAACAAGACCTTCCTGGTCTGGTGCAACGAAGAGGATCACCTTCGCATCATCTCGATGCAGATGGGTGGCGATCTTGGCCAGGTCTACCGTCGTCTGACGAGCGCCGTCAACGAGATCGAGAAGCGCGTGCCATTCTCCCACAATGACCGTCTCGGCTTCCTGACCTTCTGCCCGACCAACCTGGGAACCACCATCCGTGCTTCGGTCCACATCAAGGTCCCCAAGATGGCCAAGGACTACGCGAATCTCGAGAAGGTCGCCGGAAAGTACAACCTGCAGGTCCGTGGTACCCGCGGTGAGCACTCCGAGGCTGAGGGTGGCATCTACGACATCTCCAACAAGCGTCGCATGGGCCTGACTGAGTACGAGGCCGTCAAGGAGATGTACGATGGCATttctgaactcatcaagattgAGAAGTCGCTGTAA
- the LOC6054107 gene encoding arginine kinase isoform X4 codes for MVDAAVLEKMEAGFAKLAASDSKSLLKKYLTKEVFDALKNKKTSFGSTLLDCVQSGFENPDSGVGIYAPDAEAYTVFADLFDPIIEDYHMGFKKTDKHPASDFGDVSTFGNVDPTGEFVVSTRVRCGRSMEGYPFNPCLTEAQYKEMEAKVSATLSGLEGELKGKFYPLTGMEKAVQQQLIDDHFLFKEGDRFLQAANACRYWPSGRGIYHNDNKTFLVWCNEEDHLRIISMQMGGDLGQVYRRLTSAVNEIEKRVPFSHNDRLGFLTFCPTNLGTTIRASVHIKVPKMAKDYANLEKVAGKYNLQVRGTRGEHSEAEGGIYDISNKRRMGLTEYEAVKEMYDGISELIKIEKSL; via the exons ATGGTTGACGCTGCCGTTCTGGAGAAGATGGAAGCTGGCTTCGCCAAGCTGGCCGCTTCGGACTCCAAGTCCCTGCTGAAGAAGTATCTGACCAAGGAGGTGTTCGACGCTCTGAAGAACAAGAAGACCTCCTTCGGCTCGACCCTGCTGGACTGCGTCCAGTCTG GTTTCGAGAACCCAGACTCCGGCGTTGGCATCTACGCTCCGGACGCTGAGGCGTACACCGtgtttgctgatttgttcgaccCGATCATTGAGGACTACCATATGGGCTTCAAGAAGACCGACAAGCACCCAGCGTCGGACTTTGGTGATGTGTCCACCTTCGGCAACGTCGACCCGACCGGTGAGTTCGTCGTGTCCACCCGCGTCCGTTGCGGTCGCTCGATGGAGGGATACCCCTTCAACCCCTGCCTGACCGAGGCCCAGTACAAGGAGATGGAAGCCAAGGTTTCCGCGACCCTGTCCGGCCTGGAGGGTGAGCTGAAGGGCAAGTTCTACCCGCTGACCGGCATGGAGAAGGCCGTCCAGCAGCAGCTGATCGATGACCACTTCCTGTTCAAGGAGGGCGATCGTTTCCTGCAGGCCGCCAACGCTTGCCGTTACTGGCCGTCGGGACGTGGTATCTACCACAACGACAACAAGACCTTCCTGGTCTGGTGCAACGAAGAGGATCACCTTCGCATCATCTCGATGCAGATGGGTGGCGATCTTGGCCAGGTCTACCGTCGTCTGACGAGCGCCGTCAACGAGATCGAGAAGCGCGTGCCATTCTCCCACAATGACCGTCTCGGCTTCCTGACCTTCTGCCCGACCAACCTGGGAACCACCATCCGTGCTTCGGTCCACATCAAGGTCCCCAAGATGGCCAAGGACTACGCGAATCTCGAGAAGGTCGCCGGAAAGTACAACCTGCAGGTCCGTGGTACCCGCGGTGAGCACTCCGAGGCTGAGGGTGGCATCTACGACATCTCCAACAAGCGTCGCATGGGCCTGACTGAGTACGAGGCCGTCAAGGAGATGTACGATGGCATttctgaactcatcaagattgAGAAGTCGCTGTAA
- the LOC6040210 gene encoding tax1-binding protein 3 homolog has product MAFQHQAGTAMECLSIPITLHKEKDVDEEGREVLKCGFKIGGGIDQDFKKSPQGYTDYGIYVTEVHEGSPAAKSGLRMHDKILQCNGYDFTMVTHKKAVSYIRKNPVLNLLVARKGVTST; this is encoded by the exons atggcGTTCCAACATCAGGCGGGCACGGCGATGGAATGTTTAAGC ATTCCCATCACGTTGCACAAAGAAAAAGACGTCGACGAGGAGGGACGTGAAGTGTTGAAATGTGGCTTCAAAATAGGCGGTGGAATCGATCAGGATTTTAAGAAGAGTCCTCAGGGATATACCGACTAT GGCATCTACGTGACGGAGGTGCACGAGGGCAGTCCGGCGGCCAAGTCCGGGCTACGAATGCACGACAAGATCCTCCAGTGCAACGGGTACGACTTTACGATGGTCACGCACAAAAAGGCCGTCAGCTACATTCGGAAAAATCCCGTCCTCAATCTGCTGGTCGCCCGGAAGGGCGTCACGTCGACTTAA
- the LOC6054107 gene encoding arginine kinase isoform X2, with protein sequence MGGCASKDKKDKVVENETAAGSGEAGADGGDTANGGGEGNKSDTMVDAAVLEKMEAGFAKLAASDSKSLLKKYLTKEVFDALKNKKTSFGSTLLDCVQSGFENPDSGVGIYAPDAEAYTVFADLFDPIIEDYHMGFKKTDKHPASDFGDVSTFGNVDPTGEFVVSTRVRCGRSMEGYPFNPCLTEAQYKEMEAKVSATLSGLEGELKGKFYPLTGMEKAVQQQLIDDHFLFKEGDRFLQAANACRYWPSGRGIYHNDNKTFLVWCNEEDHLRIISMQMGGDLGQVYRRLTSAVNEIEKRVPFSHNDRLGFLTFCPTNLGTTIRASVHIKVPKMAKDYANLEKVAGKYNLQVRGTRGEHSEAEGGIYDISNKRRMGLTEYEAVKEMYDGISELIKIEKSL encoded by the exons atgggTGGTTGTGCGTCCAAGGACAAGAAGGATAAAGTGGTAGAGAACGAAACAGCTGCCGGAAGTGGCGAAGCCGGGGCCGATGGCGGGGACACCGCGAACGGAGGTGGTGAAGG AAACAAATCAGACACCATGGTTGACGCTGCCGTTCTGGAGAAGATGGAAGCTGGCTTCGCCAAGCTGGCCGCTTCGGACTCCAAGTCCCTGCTGAAGAAGTATCTGACCAAGGAGGTGTTCGACGCTCTGAAGAACAAGAAGACCTCCTTCGGCTCGACCCTGCTGGACTGCGTCCAGTCTG GTTTCGAGAACCCAGACTCCGGCGTTGGCATCTACGCTCCGGACGCTGAGGCGTACACCGtgtttgctgatttgttcgaccCGATCATTGAGGACTACCATATGGGCTTCAAGAAGACCGACAAGCACCCAGCGTCGGACTTTGGTGATGTGTCCACCTTCGGCAACGTCGACCCGACCGGTGAGTTCGTCGTGTCCACCCGCGTCCGTTGCGGTCGCTCGATGGAGGGATACCCCTTCAACCCCTGCCTGACCGAGGCCCAGTACAAGGAGATGGAAGCCAAGGTTTCCGCGACCCTGTCCGGCCTGGAGGGTGAGCTGAAGGGCAAGTTCTACCCGCTGACCGGCATGGAGAAGGCCGTCCAGCAGCAGCTGATCGATGACCACTTCCTGTTCAAGGAGGGCGATCGTTTCCTGCAGGCCGCCAACGCTTGCCGTTACTGGCCGTCGGGACGTGGTATCTACCACAACGACAACAAGACCTTCCTGGTCTGGTGCAACGAAGAGGATCACCTTCGCATCATCTCGATGCAGATGGGTGGCGATCTTGGCCAGGTCTACCGTCGTCTGACGAGCGCCGTCAACGAGATCGAGAAGCGCGTGCCATTCTCCCACAATGACCGTCTCGGCTTCCTGACCTTCTGCCCGACCAACCTGGGAACCACCATCCGTGCTTCGGTCCACATCAAGGTCCCCAAGATGGCCAAGGACTACGCGAATCTCGAGAAGGTCGCCGGAAAGTACAACCTGCAGGTCCGTGGTACCCGCGGTGAGCACTCCGAGGCTGAGGGTGGCATCTACGACATCTCCAACAAGCGTCGCATGGGCCTGACTGAGTACGAGGCCGTCAAGGAGATGTACGATGGCATttctgaactcatcaagattgAGAAGTCGCTGTAA
- the LOC6040212 gene encoding uncharacterized protein LOC6040212 isoform X2: MAKPFFLGLILIVLFQQCLCSPALREHDTRVKRQFSLNFGATHQQDEGTDVTGEAIARLWRSQSGNTEVQGSASYNQHFGGFAGDGPDYRLKLKVVFS; this comes from the exons ATGGCCAAACCGTTCTTTTTGGGCttgattttgattgttttgtttcAACAGTGCTTGTGCAGTCCAGCTTTGCGAGAG CATGACACACGGGTAAAGCGCCAGTTTTCGCTCAACTTTGGCGCAACCCATCAGCAAGACGAGGGCACGGACGTGACGGGTGAGGCCATCGCACGGCTGTGGCGTAGCCAGAGCGGAAACACCGAGGTGCAAGGTTCGGCCAGCTACAACCAGCACTTTGGAGGATTCGCAGGCGATG GACCCGACTATCGTCTCAAACTGAAGGTGGTATTCAGTTAG